AGTAATGAGGGATCTTGTGGGATGGAGGTTGGCCTCTGCCAATgaaggagaggcagcggtggagaTCTGAAGAGGACGCCATCTTGTGTGCATACGTGACGCAGTATGGGCCGCGGGAGTGGCACCTGGTGTCCCAGCGCATGAATGCGCCGCTGCACAGGGATGCCAAGTCTTGCTTGGAGAGGTGGAAGAACTACCTCAAGCCCGGGATCAAGAAGGGGTCGCTCACCGAGGAGGAGCAGCGCGTTGTGATCGGGCTCCAGGCCAAGTACGGCAACAAGTGGAAAAGGATCGCCGCCGAGGTCCCAGGTCGCACGGCCAAACGGCTCGGCAAGTGGTGGGAGGTCTTCAAGGAGAAGCAGCAGAGGCGACAACGAGAAAGCAGCAGCAGGTCGGCGGTGTGCTCCATTGAGCCCAGCAAGTACGACCAGATTCTTGAGAACTTTGCCGAGAAGCTGGTCAAAGATCACCACCACATCTCCCCGTTGCTGATGGCCACGCCACTACTTCCTCCATGGCTTTCGAACAACAACGGTGCCCATAGACCGGCATCTCCATCGGTTGCCCTCACTCTCTCGCCTTCCACCATGCCCCCCGCTCCTGCACGTTGGCCTCCGACCGAGCGAGCAGCCGACAACAGCTTGGGCTCGTCACGCTTGCATCATGGCATGGCACCTGGCTTCACCGCGGTGGATGGCCGCATGGTCTCCGACCTCGTCGAGTGCTGCAAAGAGATAGAAGAAGGGCATCGAGCGTGGATGTCACACAAGAAAGAAGCGGCCTGGAGGCTGCAGAGGGTCGAGCTGCAGCTGGATGCGGAGAAGGCCCACAAGCGGAGGGAGAAGATGGAGGAGACGGAGGCCAAGATTCGCGCTCTGAGGGAGGAGCAGCAGGCCGCGCTTGATCGAATCGAAGCAGAGTACAGGGAGCAGATATTGGGACTGAGGAGGGATGCTGAAGCAAAGGAGCAGAAGCTTGCAGAGCAGTGGGCTTCAAAGCATATGCGCTTGAGCAAGTTTCTTGAGCAGTGTGGATGTCGGCAATGGCCATCGGGTGAGATGAACGGGCGGTGAGGGTGAGTGTGCTGAGGTCAAGTGTGATGTTTCCTCGTTTGCCCGCCGTTGTTAGATACTGTGTAATGTTTGCAGGAACTTTTTACCGTACATTTCCGATCAAAAGCTTTACTTTTTGCTGCGTTTTGAGGACTAACTATTTCAACCATTGGTGTGTGTATTCTCACGGATGATTTCCTCCTTATGTCGAATTCTAGTAGCAGGAGAACCCCAAGATTGCACTGCCCCGATTCGATCGGATTTGGCGTTGACCTGACTCACTCGGCCAGTCTCCATCAAACCTCAACCCACGCACTCATCCTCCACCGAAGAGAAGGTGAAGGGCAACGTCGAACGCTCCCTTTCTCCTCTCGTGATCCTCCAACCGCACTCCTTCAATGAGAACAACTACAACAGCGGCACCACCCACCCACCTTTCTGTTCTCATGAGTACTCGTCACCTCCTCCTCCGCTGCCATGCCATCTCCACCCCACAACGGCGGCGGTGACGCCCATCCTCCCCAACGCCGCCGCCACATCAACTTGCTCATCTTGCTCCTCCGCCTCGTCACCTTCGGCTTCTCCCTGGCCGCGGCCATCTCCATCGTCACCAATTCCTCCCCCTCCTGGCTCCGCTTCCAATCCTTCCGGTAATCCCCTCTCCC
This genomic stretch from Musa acuminata AAA Group cultivar baxijiao chromosome BXJ3-9, Cavendish_Baxijiao_AAA, whole genome shotgun sequence harbors:
- the LOC135649263 gene encoding protein rough sheath 2 homolog — protein: MKERQRWRSEEDAILCAYVTQYGPREWHLVSQRMNAPLHRDAKSCLERWKNYLKPGIKKGSLTEEEQRVVIGLQAKYGNKWKRIAAEVPGRTAKRLGKWWEVFKEKQQRRQRESSSRSAVCSIEPSKYDQILENFAEKLVKDHHHISPLLMATPLLPPWLSNNNGAHRPASPSVALTLSPSTMPPAPARWPPTERAADNSLGSSRLHHGMAPGFTAVDGRMVSDLVECCKEIEEGHRAWMSHKKEAAWRLQRVELQLDAEKAHKRREKMEETEAKIRALREEQQAALDRIEAEYREQILGLRRDAEAKEQKLAEQWASKHMRLSKFLEQCGCRQWPSGEMNGR